The DNA segment ACACCGACCACGGTCTCACCGTCACCGAGCTGTCCAACAAACTGGGCGTGAACCGGACCGTGGTGTACCGGCTGCTCGCCACGCTGGAGCAGCACGCTCTGGTACGACGTGATCTGGGCGGCCGGGCCCGGGTCGGGCTCGGGGTGCTGCGGCTCGGGCGCCAGGTGCACCCGCTGGTCCGGGAGGCCGCGCTGCCCGCGCTGCGGTCGCTGGCGGAGGAGATAGGCGCGACGGCGCATCTCACCCTGGTCGACGGCACGGAGGCGCTGGCGGTCGCGGTGGTCGAGCCGACGTGGACCGACTACCACGTGGCGTACCGCGCGGGCTTCCGCCATCCCCTGGACCGGGGCGCCGCGGGCCGCGCGATCCTGGCCGCCCGCCGGGCCCCCGCCGCGGAGCCGGCCTACACCCTGACCCAGGGCGAACTGGAGACCGGCGCGTGCGGAGCGGCCGCGCCGCTGGTGGGGGTGACCGGGGTGGAGGGCAGCGTGGGCGTCGTCATGCTGGCGGACTCCGTCCCGGAGCGCGTCGGCCCGAGGGTGGTGGAGGCGGCCCGGGAGGTGGCGGAGGCGTTGCGCTGAGGCGGGTGCGGCGCCCCTGGAGCGGCGCGGGCAACCGCGTGCGGGGCGCGGGAACCGCGCGAGGCGCCCTCGCCCGGCCGGAGCCGGAAGCGGCGCTGGATCACCGCACGACCGCCGGACGGCGCCGTCACGTAAATTGAACCCGTGCTCTCACGTCTCACGCGCCGCCAGGCCCTCGCCCTGTGCGCACTCCCCGTCGTCGCGCTCCTCGCCACCGCGGCGTTCGCGCCGCTGCCCTTCTCCGTGGCGCAGCCCGGGATGACGGCGAACGTGCTGGGTTCGAACCGGGGCGCGCAGGTCATCTCGGTCAAGGGCGCCGACACCCGCAGGACGAGCGGCCAGCTGAGGATGGTCACCATCGAGGCGACCGGCCCCGACGCCCGGCTCACCTTCGCGGACCTCGCCGGCGACTGGTTCCGCACCGACCGGGCCGTGATGCCCCGCGACGCGGTGTACCCGAGCGGCAACACGCTCAAGGAGATCGAGCGGCACAACACGGCGCAGATGCGGCAGTCGCAGGACGCGGCGACCAGCGCGGCGCTGAAGTACCTCGACCTGAGCCCCGGCAAGGTCCAGGTCACGCTGAAGCTGGCGGACGTGGGCGGCCCGAGCGCGGGCCTGCTGTTCACCCTGGGGATCATCGACAAACTGCACGGTGACGGCCACGGGGGCGACCTCACCGGCGGCCGTACCGTCGCCGGTACGGGCACGATCGACGCGGCGGGCCATGTCGGTGCGGTCGGCGGCGTGGGCCTCAAGACGCAGGCCGCCCGCCGGGACGGCGCCACCGTCTTCCTGGTGCCGAGGGCCGAGTGCGCCGACGCCCGCGGGGATCTCCCCAAGGGCCTGCGCCTGGTCCCGGTGACCACCCTGAAGAACGCGGTCGACTCCCTGCGCGCCCTGGAGACGGGGAAGGGCCCGGTACCGAGCTGCTAGCGCGCGAGCGCCATGTTCGGGCGGGGTGCGGAGACGAGCCGCAGTCCCAGGCCGACCAGGGTCCAGCCGACGCGGGTGCGCAGTTCCGCCGCCGGCTTCACGGCCGCGGCGAGGTGGTCGGCGGCGGCCCCCGCGTGGAGGTCCGCACGGTGCTGCTGGGCGAGCTGGGCGTTGAAATCCATGACGTGGCCTCTCGTTCCGGTTCGGTGCACTGTGGGTCGGGGTGTCGCAAGCCGCTCGACGCCGCGCCGAGTCACGGGCGGTCGATCGGGAACAGGTGCGAATGGATGCGTACGTTCCGGACCTCGGGGGTGTCCCCTTCGGGCGCCCGGTCGCGGTAGCCGTCGATCAACGCGTGCATCTTCTCGATGAGTTCGAGCGCGAGCTCGGGCGTGAGCCGCATCGTCATGTCGCTCATGTCGGTGGCCCGGGACCAGGCCGGCGACAGCTGGTCCCGGGTGGCGATCCAGCCGGCCAGCTCGCGGGCGTGCCGGGCCGCGTTCTCCTGGAGGAAGACCTCCGTCAGGCCCCGCACCTCGGGGTCCGCGTCCTCGAAGTCCGCGCTGTCGGGGCGTCCTCGACGAAGCCGTGCTCGGCGAGCTGGCGCAGGTGGTAGCTGGTCGCGCCGCTCGACTCGCCGAGCCGCTCGGCCAGCCCGGACGCGGTGGCGGGTCCGTGGACCCGCAGGGCGTCCAGCAATCGCATCCGCAAGGGGTGGGCGAGCCCGCGCAGTGAGCGGGCGTCCAGCCGGCGCGGGTTCGTCACTCCTCCGCCGCCTGCTCCACCAGCGGAATCACCCGCAGCGGCACCGGGTTCTCCATCACGATCGCGGTGGACGCCCGCACGATGCCCTCGAAGCCGACGACCCGGTCGATCACCCGCTGAAGATCGGCGTTCGAACGGGCCACCAGACGGCACAGCATGTCCCCGCTGCCGGTGGTGGTCAGCAGCTCCAGCACCTCCGGCACCGTCGTCAGGTACGCCCGTACGTCGGCCCCTTGGCCCTGCCGGATCTGGAGGGTGGCGAACGCGGTGACCGGATAGCCGAGGGCCGCGGGGTCCACCTGGGGGCCGAAGCCGCGGATCACGCCGTTCGACTGGAGCCGGTCGAGCCGGGCCTGCACGGTGCCCCGGGCGACCCCGAGCCGCCGGGACATCTCCAGTACGCCGATGCGCGGCTCCCGTGCCAGCAGCACGATGATCCGCCCGTCCAGATGATCGATCGCCACAGCCCCTCCTGGGGTGGTCATCATGTACAGAAAGCCTGCCTACTGGGCCGTTCCACTTAACAAAATGCCCAGTGAATACCGGAACTATTGCGCACCTTGCAGAGTCCGGTCACCCTTCCGCTATGACGCAGACCACACAGCACACTCCCGACGCGACCGCCCGGCAGGCCGACCCCTTCCCGGTCAAGGGAATGGACGCGGTCGTCTTCGCCGTGGGCAACGCCAAGCAGGCGGCGCACTACTACTCCTCCGCCTTCGGCATGAAGCTGGTCGCCTACTCCGGACCGGAGAACGGCAGCCGCGAGACCGCCAGTTACGTCTTGGAGAACGGCTCGGCCCGGTTCGTCTTCACCTCGGTGATCAAGCAGTCCAGCGACTGGGGCCGCCTCATCGAGCAGCATGTCGCCGAGCACGGCGACGGCGTCATCGACCTGGCCATCGAGGTCCCGGACGCCCGCGCCGCGTACGAGTACGCCGTCGCGCAGGGCGCCCGCTCGATCGACGAGCCGTACGAGGTCAAGGACGAGCACGGCACCGTCGTCCTCGCGGCCATCGCCACCTACGGCGAGACCCGCCACACCCTGGTCGAGCGCACCGGCTACGAGGGCCCCTACCTCCCCGGCTTCGTGGCCGCCCAGCCGATCGTCGCGCAGCCCGAGCACCGCACCTTCCAGGCGATCGACCACTGTGTGGGCAACGTCGAACTCGGCAAGATGGACGAGTGGGTCGGGTTCTACAACAACGTCATGGGCTTCACGAACATGAAGGAGTTCGTGGGCGACGACATCGCGACCGAGTACAGCGCGCTGATGTCGAAGGTCGTCGCGGACGGCACCCTGAAGGTGAAGTTCCCGCTCAACGAGCCGGCGATCGCCAAGAAGAAGTCCCAGATCGACGAGTACCTGGAGTTCTACGGCGGCCCCGGCGTCCAGCACATCGCGCTGAACTCCAACGACATCGTGCAGACCGTCCGTGACATGCGCGCGGCCGGCGTCGAGTTCCTCAACACCCCGGACTCGTACTACGAGACCCTCGGCGAGTGGGCCGGCGAGACTCGGGTGCCGGTGGAGACCCTGCGCGAGCTGAAGATCCTCGTCGACCGCGACGAGGACGGCTACCTGCTCCAGATCTTCACCAAGCCGGTCCAGGACCGTCCGACGGTGTTCTTCGAGATCATCGAGCGGCACGGCTCGATGGGCTTCGGCAAGGGCAACTTCAAGGCCCTGTTCGAGGCGATCGAGCGCGAGCAGGAGAAGCGCGGCAACCTCTAGGGCCACGCGCCGCAACCTCTAGGACAAGCGCCGCGACCTCCAGGGACACGCGCCGCGACCCCTGGACAGAGTGACCGCCACCCCCCACCACGGGGACCGCCCGGTGCCGCACCCACCGGCCGGTCCCCGTCCCACGTTCACCCGGACGGATCAGCCGGGCACCGGCACATCCGGCGGGTCACCCAGGGCCGCGAGCGCCGACCTCGCCTCGCGGGCCCACAGCGGGGAGAACGCCGGGCTGATCTGGAGCGCCTCGCGCAGGCTGCGCCGGGCGGGACCGTCCAGCTCCAGGGCGGACTCGATCGCGCCCCGGTGATAGGCGTACAGCGCGCTGCGCAGCCCGCCGCCCTTCGTGCCGTCCGTCGCCGTCGTGGCGTACTCCAGGGCCTCCTCGTCCTCGCCGGCCCGGTGCAGCGCCCAGCCGAGCGCGTCGGCCACCTCGGTGCCGGGCTGCCGGTCGTACTCGGTGCGCAGCCGCTCCACGGCCTGCTGCGCGTCCCCGTGGTCGGCCTCGTACCGCCCGAGCACCAGCTCGTCGTCCACCCCGTTCGACGTCTCCCGCCGCGCCAGCTCCCGCACCTGGCCGTAGCTCTCCCGGGCCTGCGTGGTCATGCCCAGCGACTCGTACAGCTCGCCCAGGTCGAGCGCGTCGCGCGGGTCCGGGCGGCGGGCCAGCGCGTCGCGGTAGGCGGTCACCGCCTCCTTCGTGCGGCCCAGCGCCGCCAGCACCCGGGCCCGCCCGGCCGGCGCGGCCGGCTGGGCGGCGTCCTGGCGCAGCGCCGCGTCGTAGTGCCGCAGCGCGTCCTGGAGGTCCCCGCGCTCGAAGGCCAGCTGGCCCAACTGGGTGAGGTAGGCGGCCTGTTCGGCGGGGGTGCGGGCGGCGGCGGCCGCGTCGGTCAGCTGGGCCACCGCGTCCTCGCGCCAGCCCCGGTTCCGGTAGACCGCGGCGGCCCGCGCCATCACCGCGGGGCGCTCGGCCGCGCCCGGCTTGAGCGCCATCAGCTTGTCGAAGGAGTCGCCGACCGCGTCGTAGTCGCCGAGCCCGGTGTCCGCGTCGATGAGCTGGGAGTACGACGACCACCGCGCCGGCGCCAGCTCCTGCGCCTGCTCGGCGTAACGTTTCGCCTCGGTGTAGTCACGGCGTGCCAGGGACAGCGCGGTCAGGCCGTCCAGCGCCTGGACGTTCTGCTCCTCGTCCACCGCCTGGAGCGAGGTCTCCAGCGCCTTCTCGGCCCGCGGGAAGTCCGCCGACCCGGCCGTGGCGCGCCCCCGTTCGACGTACGCCGTCCCCAGTACCGCCCATGCCTTCGCGTCCTGCGGCTGGGCCCGCACCCGCTGCTCCTGCTGTCCGATCAGCGCCGTCAGGGCCGGCAGCGTGGCCGGCATCCCGGTGGTCACCGCGGTCAGCGCCAGCGCCGCCTGCGCCGGGGCGCGCAATTGCGCCCGGTGGGCCCGGGGGCCCGGGGCGGGCGGACTCGTGGTCCCGGGCCCGATCCCCGGCCACATGGCCAGGACCGCTCCCGCGACCACACCGCCGCTCAGCGCGGTGACCAGTACCCGCCGCAGCAACCGCCGGGAACGGCGGGGTGCGGGCGGCCCGCTCGGCAGGGACGTTCCCGGCTCGCTCACTCGGTTGTCCATGGCGCTCACTGTGCGTCAATATGACAAGAAGATCGCGTCGGGCGTGGCGAGAGGCTGACGGGGTTCACACCGATGGCCGTGAGTGCGAACCTGTGATCATGAGCCGCATCGAAGCACGTCGCGATGAAGCCATCGAAGCCATCGCAGCAACCGGCAGCCTCACCGACCGGCTCCTGGCCGGTCTGCCCCCCGAGGCCGTGCTGACCGACCCCGACGTCACGGCCGCCTACGCCCACGACATGGCCAGCTTCTGCCCCGCCGGAGCCCCCGCCGTCGTGGTCCTGCCGCGCACCGTGGAGCAGGTGCAGCACGTCATGCGCACCGCCACCGCACTGCGCGTCCCCGTCGTCCCCCAGGGCGCCCGCAGCGGACTGTCCGGCGCGGCCAACGCCTCGGACGGCTGCGTCGTACTGTCCCTCACCAAGATGGACCGCATCCTGGAGATCAGCCCCGTCGACCGGGTCGCCGTGGTCGAACCGGGCGTGATCAACGCGGACCTCTCCCGCGCCGTCGAGGCGCACGGCCTGTACTACCCGCCGGACCCCTCCAGCTGGGAGATGTGCACCATCGGCGGCAACATCGGCACCGGCTCCGGCGGCCTGTGCTGCGTGAAGTACGGCGTGACCGCCGAGTACGTCCTCGGCCTGGACGTCGTCCTCGCCGACGGCCGGCTGATGTCCACCGGACGGCGCACCGCCAAGGGCGTCGCGGGCTACGACCTCACCCGGCTGTTCGTCGGCTCCGAGGGCTCCCTCGGCATCGTCGTGCGCGCGGTCCTCGGCCTCCGGCCCAAGCCGCCCCAGCAGCTGGTGCTGGCCGCCGAGTTCCCGTCCGCCGCGAGCGCCTGCGACGCCGTCTGCCGGATCATGGCCGGCGGCCACCTCCCCTCGCTCCTCGAACTGATGGACCGTACGACCGTCAAGGCGGTCAACGACCTGGCCCACATGGGCCTGCCGGAGACCACCGAGGCGCTGCTGCTCGCCGCCTTCGACACCCCGGACCCGGCCGCCGACCTCGCCGCCCTCGGCGCCCTGTGCGAGGCCGCCGGCGCCACCGAGGTCGTCCCGGCCGAGGACGCGGCCGAGTCCGAGCTGCTCCT comes from the Streptomyces sp. SUK 48 genome and includes:
- a CDS encoding helix-turn-helix domain-containing protein, whose amino-acid sequence is MTAETSQTLDRGLRVLKLLADTDHGLTVTELSNKLGVNRTVVYRLLATLEQHALVRRDLGGRARVGLGVLRLGRQVHPLVREAALPALRSLAEEIGATAHLTLVDGTEALAVAVVEPTWTDYHVAYRAGFRHPLDRGAAGRAILAARRAPAAEPAYTLTQGELETGACGAAAPLVGVTGVEGSVGVVMLADSVPERVGPRVVEAAREVAEALR
- a CDS encoding S16 family serine protease, translating into MLSRLTRRQALALCALPVVALLATAAFAPLPFSVAQPGMTANVLGSNRGAQVISVKGADTRRTSGQLRMVTIEATGPDARLTFADLAGDWFRTDRAVMPRDAVYPSGNTLKEIERHNTAQMRQSQDAATSAALKYLDLSPGKVQVTLKLADVGGPSAGLLFTLGIIDKLHGDGHGGDLTGGRTVAGTGTIDAAGHVGAVGGVGLKTQAARRDGATVFLVPRAECADARGDLPKGLRLVPVTTLKNAVDSLRALETGKGPVPSC
- a CDS encoding Lrp/AsnC family transcriptional regulator is translated as MAIDHLDGRIIVLLAREPRIGVLEMSRRLGVARGTVQARLDRLQSNGVIRGFGPQVDPAALGYPVTAFATLQIRQGQGADVRAYLTTVPEVLELLTTTGSGDMLCRLVARSNADLQRVIDRVVGFEGIVRASTAIVMENPVPLRVIPLVEQAAEE
- the hppD gene encoding 4-hydroxyphenylpyruvate dioxygenase; protein product: MTQTTQHTPDATARQADPFPVKGMDAVVFAVGNAKQAAHYYSSAFGMKLVAYSGPENGSRETASYVLENGSARFVFTSVIKQSSDWGRLIEQHVAEHGDGVIDLAIEVPDARAAYEYAVAQGARSIDEPYEVKDEHGTVVLAAIATYGETRHTLVERTGYEGPYLPGFVAAQPIVAQPEHRTFQAIDHCVGNVELGKMDEWVGFYNNVMGFTNMKEFVGDDIATEYSALMSKVVADGTLKVKFPLNEPAIAKKKSQIDEYLEFYGGPGVQHIALNSNDIVQTVRDMRAAGVEFLNTPDSYYETLGEWAGETRVPVETLRELKILVDRDEDGYLLQIFTKPVQDRPTVFFEIIERHGSMGFGKGNFKALFEAIEREQEKRGNL
- a CDS encoding tetratricopeptide repeat protein → MDNRVSEPGTSLPSGPPAPRRSRRLLRRVLVTALSGGVVAGAVLAMWPGIGPGTTSPPAPGPRAHRAQLRAPAQAALALTAVTTGMPATLPALTALIGQQEQRVRAQPQDAKAWAVLGTAYVERGRATAGSADFPRAEKALETSLQAVDEEQNVQALDGLTALSLARRDYTEAKRYAEQAQELAPARWSSYSQLIDADTGLGDYDAVGDSFDKLMALKPGAAERPAVMARAAAVYRNRGWREDAVAQLTDAAAAARTPAEQAAYLTQLGQLAFERGDLQDALRHYDAALRQDAAQPAAPAGRARVLAALGRTKEAVTAYRDALARRPDPRDALDLGELYESLGMTTQARESYGQVRELARRETSNGVDDELVLGRYEADHGDAQQAVERLRTEYDRQPGTEVADALGWALHRAGEDEEALEYATTATDGTKGGGLRSALYAYHRGAIESALELDGPARRSLREALQISPAFSPLWAREARSALAALGDPPDVPVPG
- a CDS encoding FAD-linked oxidase C-terminal domain-containing protein; protein product: MIMSRIEARRDEAIEAIAATGSLTDRLLAGLPPEAVLTDPDVTAAYAHDMASFCPAGAPAVVVLPRTVEQVQHVMRTATALRVPVVPQGARSGLSGAANASDGCVVLSLTKMDRILEISPVDRVAVVEPGVINADLSRAVEAHGLYYPPDPSSWEMCTIGGNIGTGSGGLCCVKYGVTAEYVLGLDVVLADGRLMSTGRRTAKGVAGYDLTRLFVGSEGSLGIVVRAVLGLRPKPPQQLVLAAEFPSAASACDAVCRIMAGGHLPSLLELMDRTTVKAVNDLAHMGLPETTEALLLAAFDTPDPAADLAALGALCEAAGATEVVPAEDAAESELLLKARRLSLTALEAVKGTTMIDDVCVPRSRLGAMLEGVDRIAAKYGLTIGVCAHAGDGNTHPTVCFDAGDEDESRRARESFDEIMALGLELGGTITGEHGVGVLKKDWLAREIGPVGVEMQRSVKQVFDPLGILNPGKLF